The genomic region AACACAGTGGTTGTAATAAACATTCTTAATCTAGACAATGAAAATGAAGTCGAGAGTTATTGATAGAGAGTGCAATGTTTTGAGCACAATGATATAAAAGTCTGTTGAGAATAATAACCAGCTATTCATCCAAACTTAAAGGCCTTAATATTCCCTCCATTGCCAAATGGGAGTCTAGACAAAATCAATGGAAAAGATGAAAGcttttgtaatatttatttttCCCTTCTACCAAAAATCTGAAAATGATTGTTTTGCCTCTGAAATATCAATATCAATGCTATAAATTTAGAAGTAATTCCACTTTATCAATTCGAAAGTAGATACCATATACCCAATCCTCTTGCATAGGGTTACAAAGAGAATCCCAAGATCTCATAAATAGCTACACAATCATGTCCTATTGTTAACAATATGactaagaagtgtcattttgttaACAATATGACTCAAAGGTATCCATCTTATGTATATTGTTATGCACTGAAGGTTGTCAATAATTTTATTGCAGTTTTTATTCATTTGCAAGTTTTTATTCTGAAATGATTTTAGGCATGCTAGAAAATTAATCTAAATGATCAATGGAAAACATTCATACCAACTACTGTggatgataaaaaaaataatagaactattctaaaatgaaataaaacacaacaaaaatgatCTTGTTGTGTACATACTCATAAAAACAAAGTCAAAACTCGCTAAAACCATGTGGGAAGTGACTTACCTCAATAGTTTTGCACAGGAAATACTTCAAGtgtattaaaaaacaaaaaaaattcaaaaaaaataatttacTGTTGGAATGATGACTCTAAACATAACCTGTGTAAATGCATAGTTGCACAAACTTCGAGGATGAAATCTTTGAAGCACATAAAAGGGAGTTTGACCTCTGCTTGGCTAGGATTTGATAGCTTCTCAATGAtaacaaggaaaacaaaaatcttttaattaaaagagaaaaaaattacgAAGGGAACTTCCTTTTCAATCCTCAAATTGAAAGCGATTAAGGGGGATTGTTCTTTTAggcatgaatgcaaaatgtggtaGCAGAAAAGAAGTCACGTAAACTGCTTTCAAGAATGCCACTACCCACCAGCAACCCTAGTTCAAGAGATTGAAAATAACATGGATGCTAGTTATCTAAAAGCTCTAAATAATATGAACTTTCTCAAGTATCCCAAACTTGAGAGCCACATTTAAAACACGTTTTAATCTCAATCTATAGAATGATGCAAAATCCATTAGTTCAATTTGTTAATATCTATAGCCCAACAACCGATTAATTGCTCAACAAATATCATAGAAAATAAACTATCTGATTTGTAACAATTAATACTCTGGattatttaactaaataaatagCATAAGCAAATTCAAAAGAAACCAAACACATAAACATAGATAACACCGATATACCCAGGAAATCCCAATGCGGGGAAAAACCTGCAAGTGTTGAATCTTATATTCAGCTTCAAGAGAAAACATTCCTTCAAGAATCTCATCCTAGTTGCTACAACGATCTTGCATATATAGCCTTCTTGATGAAACATCAATTATGCAAGAGAATAGAAACTTTCCTCACACAACACATCCTAAGAGAAACATTCCTTGCATGATGCAAACTGGAACTTTCCTTACATGAAGTGAGAGAAAGGAAACTCGCCTTACATAACTCAAACTATCCACACATAAAATCGTTCTTGGTAATAACCTCACAACTTTGTGAAACATTCTAATTACAGAATAAAAAATATCCTCTTGCTGAACATCCAACACGAGTTGCACTTAATAAACTTCCACAATCAACACCTTTCGAACAATTGAAaactcaacactccctcttagtgaggAAGGTGTTATGCATAACACGCAGCTTATCCCTAAAGAATACAAACTTACTCTTCATCAAAGCCTTCATCAAGATGTTTGCTATCTGCTCATTCATAGgaatgtattgtaaattgactgATGGATCTAGCTCTTGATCAAAGAGCCCAACTAGAAGTTTCTAAAGCTAGATATCATCACATGTAGCCATACTAGCTACCATATTCTTAGCCTCTGTAGAACTCAGTACAACTGACTTCTGTTCCCTACTATACCAAGAGACAACTCCTGATCCCAAGCTGAAACAACACCCTCACATGCTCTTTTTGTCAATTGTACTGCCTGCACAATCTGCATCGGTGAACCCCCTGAGCTTCACTCCAGCCTACTAAATCAACTGTGCCTCAGAGATTCCTTGAAGGAATTGAAAATTGAATACTGAAGAGATCTATGACACGAAACTTGGCTTTGTATTCAGAgtttaaagctctgataccatgttaatatCTATAACCCAACAATCGATTAATTGCTTAAAAAATATCACATAAAATAAACTATCTAATTTGTAACAATTAATACTCCAGATTAGTTAACTAAATGAACAACGAAAGCAAATTCAAAAGAAACCAGACACATAAACACAGATAACACTGATATACCCAGGAAATTTCAATGCGGGGAAAAACCTGCAAATATTGAATCTTATATTCAGCTTCAAGAGAAAACATTCCTTCAAGAATCTCATCCTAGTTGCTACAacgatcttacatatatagcctTCTTGATAAAACATCAATTATGCAAGAGAATAGAAACTTTCCTCACACAACACAACCTAAGAGAAACATTCCTTGCATGATGCAAACTGGAACTTTCCTTACATGAAGTGAGAGAAAGGAAACTCACCTTACATAACTCAAACTATCCACACATAAAACCATTCTTGGTAATAACCTCACAACTCTGTGAAACATTCTAATTACAGAATAAAAAATATCCTCTTGCTGAACATCCAATACGAGTTgcacttaagcaacttccacaaTCAACACATTCCGAACTATAGAAAACTCAACACAATTCATAGTAGCATTCCATTTACATGCCATTCAGATAGTAAATTGAAACTGTAAATTGAATTCAGTAAGAGGATAACCTCAAAGATCTCAAAAGAATTAATAAGCAACATTGTTGTATGATTTCCATACAATTTATAAGGAGACCATGCTAAATATATGTTATCATGTACATTTTATTCACAAAACTAGTTCTGAAAATTGTTTACCAAATAACTATAAATGTACATTTTAGTAACAAAAATGGTCCAATGATTTGGACAAGAAAGTAGGATTCAATAGTCTTTAAATACTATGTTGTGCCTGGCCAAATTCCATGTTTCAGAGTCCAAAATTCACATAGCAGGACATCAATAATAGTTGCAAAAAGCTAATAACATTCTCAAAGAGTTTTACAGTTAATATGTTTGGAGGAAATAGGTAGAATTGACAAAGTTTCAAACTTGAGGGAATTGTGTAATTTCATTTGAGTATGTTGAGTATGGCATTTGCCTTTGCTGAATCGGCTTCACTGTGGATATTTTGATTTCTTTGAGCTTATGCATTCACAAATatgcaaaactaaaaaaaaatcagaCATTAGTGGCTTGGCTTTCTAGGTTGTAAAATACTTGTAAATGTTAACTAATGCAAGAGCCTACATAAACCTAATCAAACTGACAACTTGTTGAATCAATTGCATAACAAAGGAAAAATAGTAGATGCTTTTTACAATCCCATGAAACATTTGTCATGCTTGGTATTATTCAATTtataataatcaaataaatcaataagtTGTGATGAAATGAACAACGACACTAGAATCAGATAATACTTGTAAATAACTAAACTACACAATAAATTACACAATAACAATAACAGTGAGTAAAATAAATTGATTCTAACTCTGATATATTCCATTGGTTTTTAAATCAACAAAGAATTGTGATATTGAACTTAATTCTATGCCAAAAACAAGATCACAATTAACTGCATTTATCTAGACATATCAAGTAATTAATGAAATGCAAGAAACAATATATTTTTCCAAGTGTAGATCAAATCAATTAACTCTATTCAAATGTAATGCTCAGTAAATGGAGTGACTGGTTTTATGAGGTCAATGGAGAGATATGGTTGAAAGCTATTGTAGTCTCCAATTCATTTGAGTAAAATATTATGTACATTATTTGTAGTGCTATCATGATTAAATGCATAGCAAACAATAACCTTTGAAGAGGGTTGAACATGgttgagaagaatgaattaaatacGGTAGGAATATTTAGGAAGTTGTACCTAATTTGGACAATATCTATGCAATGTGCAAATAATGAATTCAATATAGAAAGGTCTAAGTATAAATTATTCCTTTTATTTCTTAGCAAATATGTGGAATTATTTAAGGAAATGTGTAATACAGATGTGGTTTCATGGAAATCGATCATTGCTAGATATGCGCAAAATGGGCTTGTTCAAGAAGGCCTTGGAATtatttaagcaaatgcaattgatAGGTATAAAGCTTATAATAGCAACTTTTGCAAGCATACTCCCAGCATGCGCCAAAATGGGATCTCTGAAACAAGGTATGGAAATTCATAAAAATATAATCCAAAGCAGATTTTTGTCAACTACTGTAATTAtgactgccttggtagacatgtatgcaaaatgtggaagcgtaGAAAAGGCATGTGGATTGTTTGGACGAATTTATTATCGAAATGTTTTTCATGGAATGCAATTATTCCAAAATACGTAGAAAATGGTCCTCTTGATGAAGCTTCaaggattttcaaagaaataccccAACGAGATGTGACATCATGGAATGCAATAAGTACAGGATATGTGCAAAATAGTCTTGTTGATAAACCCTTAGAGATTATTAAGGGAATGCAGTTTGAAGGTATAAAGCCAAACTCAGGCACCATTACCAACATCCCCACAACTTGTGGCAGGATGGGAGCCTTGGAACAGTCTGTAGAGATCCATCAAATACTAATTCAAAGTGGATTTTTGTCTAATGTTGTGATTGTGACAACCCTAATAGatgtgtatgcaaaatgtggaagaataAAATAGGCACTTGATTTATTTGATAACATAGATCACCTTGATTTGGCCTCATGGACAAATAATTAAGGGATATGCGCAAAATGGTGTTTTTGATGAAGCTTTAATACTTTTCAAAGAAATGACTGAGTGAGATGTGGTATCATGGAATGCAATCATTGCTAAATTTTTACAAAATGGGTTTTTTTTATCAAGCCTTCCATATTTTTAGGCatatgcaattggcaggtgtaaagacgGACTCATCAAATTTTGCCAAAATCCTCCCAGCTTGTTCAAAACTTAGTGCTTCGGAGCAGGGTATGGAAATATGAACAAATTGAAACAAACAAAAACTTGTCAGATATCTTACCCAACAATATATTGTGTATCATTGTGAAGCTTCcacaatctctttacaaaatctcatttaAAAAAGATTTTCTACTACTAAGAGCACTGTAATTTTGTTTGGCAATAGAGGTGCTTCTTGTGAAGAGCACGGTTATGTCTCAATCAGCTAGGCTACCTCAATGAatgtaataaaaaaattacaagcaAAAGCCAAACTGCAGATTAAGCAGAAAAATATAAGATCAAGATCATTCTTTTGCTATGGACTATACACTTTTCCCTGGACCTCATTTGCCAACGGAAGTACTTTTCTGTTATAAAAATGAGTAATGATACCTAATAAGATATATACAAATTGAAAGGAACCCAAACTGCAGTAGCATGCGGGGAAAAATATGAGCATTCATTTACCATATGCAAAGTGCAATAACAAGAATCTGAGCATGGTGTACATACATTGTGCATTTGTAAATGAAACCCAAAAATGAGCCACCAAAATATTAGCAATGAGGTAGTCTCTCAGAATGTTAGCTCAGTCTAAGTGAAGAgcacaatttcttcattttctatttatttatagcTTAAATAGAACACAACCAAGGGATTACATGATACCTGCAGCTGGAATTTTGTTGGCTTCTTCTATTTTTTGGGTGATTTTCATCAAGAATCTTTGCCTCTCTCTTCCTGAGTGTTGAAGACTACTAGATAGAAACGTTGTTCGGCAGAGGCAAAATGAAGAATAACAACAAACTAGTTTTGTTTCCAAGAACCTCCACGTTAACCATTCTGCAAAATGCTAACAAATACCCTAGTGTTGCGTGGAGAAGACATGCTCACAGTCGAAAAATGTGCACCTTAAAATATTGAATGATTTTCAGTAAATAAAAAAGAAGGGAAAGAACTAGTAATAAAACCCTTCAATATTGctcaagtaacacaagcctatctacccattataATAAGCCCATGGGCACAATCCAtccaaaaacccatcccaattacataccaagcctcattagatataaaggaagcttccAGAAAAGGCATACAAGAGAAAACTGTATCCATCCAAAAAACCAGAAGATCAGCGAATAATTCAGAGCTggaccacccctgtctatgaaacacaattctccaaaccacttaTTAGAATGATAATAAAGAGCAGAAGAGAGATCATTATCAGAGATCCTGCCAATACAAACATTGTGAGAAAACATAATATAacccaaagaaggagaaggagaggatgcTAAAGACCTCGAGGCACCAGAATAAAACCAAACCACATAAATGCCCACAGAAGCAACCAAGAAAAGAGCAACAAGATGAGAAGCCATCTCATATACCAAACAATCTACAAATTCCAAGCTCTTAAAGTCAACCACCATCCTCCAAACCTAACCAAGAGTTTTTGGATAAAACAGAGCATCTTACAATATGATAAATGACaccataaaagaaagaaacatgagaaGGCCAACAACAGAGCCCCAATATATACCATTCcaacaaaaaaatcattataaAAACTACCAAAGCCAAACACGAGGCCTCTCTAAATGTGCAAAAAACCAACTTCATGTTATGATAAATAAGGGACATGCAAGAGGGGAACACGCTCCACATAATCATAAGCATGTAAGGAGAAACCAGGCTGGCAAAATGAAGTCACCCAAAAATATTGAACCAAAGACATGTTATAGAAACTCGTCCCCCACTGATTACCCAATCAAAAGATAATCAATAGAGAAGACTTTGTCATCTCAAAGCAATCATCATTAAACAACCTAGCAAGTGAACAATAAGCAGTAAAAACAACCAAGCAATGATACCCGAGACATCCACCCCGAACTTACCACAACATGATTAGCAAACAAAACTGCAAATCAGAAAGATATAATGACAGGAGTATGCCCACTCAAACAACAGGTACACAACTAATGAGCACATCCCAAGCAATGAGCTTCATGAGCCCGAGTACTCATGCTACTGCCATACTCAAGAAAACAGAATAATATCATGAGAAATAGGCAACCTCAGTCCTATGAAGATCAAATACATCACAACCAAACAAGTGATGAAAAGCCAAAGCAAATACAAAGCCAATAGGAAGGATACGGGTCATGCGAATGCAGTCTCCACACCCTCCATGCTCCATGTGGAGATACTTACCGAATATGCCATTAACAAGGGAGTTGCCATAAGGCAAACAACACCCTCCTCAATGTCATATGCGAAAGAAAAACCACACCCAACAAGGAGTGTGAAGTAGGCTACAACCATGACCAATCTATTTTTAAAGGAGAATACCAATGCAAGAGGCAGGGATATCTCAGGGGGAAACCTCCAAATACTCAGCCCCTTCAACAACAACCCTATTAGCCAAGTAGTCTACAATAACATTTATCTCCCTATAACAATGAGATATAGTAAAGGTAGAAAAACACTTCAACTGTGTAAGGATGCGCTCCAACAAGTACTGCAGATGCCAAGAGACACATTTCTTAGCAAAGACTGACTAGAAGACCAacattgagtccccttcaatgatgaTGTCCTTGATGCCCAAAGATATGGCAAGATCTAGACCAAAAGATAATGCTTGAAATTCAACAACATTATTGGAGCTGACACCAATATATTTATCGACAGCTTTAACAATCTTACAATTATGATCAAAGATGACCACCCCAACCCCAGCCTTCCCTGGATTACCCTTAGCAGCCCCGTCAAAATTTAACTTGAAGGAGAATTAGGGGGGGGGGGTGCATCCATTTGTCCATCCTACATTTAGCAAGGGAGGATAATCCAGTTGTTAAATCCCCATGGGAAGGAATGGCTCGAAgtgaactccatttccatgctacccaattatcccaatgagagaagGACCTTAGATGCTCCAAGTTTTTATAAATGTAAAAAAGAACCACCTTAGAAATAGAGGATTGAATCTTGTCAATAACCTCCTTAAATGAATCAGACTTATGattaaaatagaagaataaaaataGGATGAAAACAACATAGGCCAAACCATGAAATGTGATAATAAACTAGGACTAATAGCTGAGGACCAACCAATCATTCCAAATAACCAGTGCCAACAATCCATAGCAAATGGACAATGCAAGAACACATGATCCATGGTTTCCAGAAAATATGCACAAAACACACAAGGAAAAACCACAataatcccaagcctatccaatctcatccgGTGAGAACTCTATCTTGAAATGCCAACCAACCGAAAGACCTAGCTTTAGGAAGACATGTTGAATGCCAAAAGAGATGAGAAGGCCaatggaaggaagaagagaacTGAGACAAGGATTTATATCCCTCCTTTACTGAGTAGGAACCTGAAGCACTCTTAGTCCAAACCAAAGTATCATCTTTATTTTGAAACACAAGAGATCTATTTTGAATCTCTACCTCAAAAGCTACTCTAAGTTCATTATGAATGGGCAGGAAAGCAATAGACTTCCATTGAGATACTAGATAAGGACTCGAGGAATCAATAACGAAATAATTAGCAACAAAAACCTCCAAAAGATCAAAAAGAAAATCAGACAGAGGAGACCAATCCCGAATGGAAGATAATGCAGGATGaccattccagacttcatcccaaaatcGGGCCTTCTTCTCATTATGGACAACCCAAGAAAGGTGCGGAAGGATGACCGATCTACAACtaaccaaaaaattccaaaaagtCAAACCTTTTGGAAGAGATGAGGCTATGAAAATCCTTTCTCTAGGAGCCccccttaaatacttagcaaacataatGGATGCCCATTTACTCAATGGATCCTTCTATAATTTTCAAACAAGTTTAGCCCCCAATGTTTTATTCTGGGACACTAAATCTTGTATACCTGCACCTCCCAGCTctttaggaaggcaaattttatcCTAGGCCAAAAGGGAAGCTTCTTCTTGCCCCCAatgttatcattccaaagaaaggatcttaGAGACACCTTGAGATCCTGAATAAATTTGGGGGGAGTTTTCAAAATAGACATCAAGTATGTAGGAATGGCATTAAGAACTGACTTAATTAGAAGAAGCTTACCCGCCAATGTGAGCCATTTATGATTCCAGGAAGAAATTCTAGAAGATATCGCATGAACCACTTTATCCCAAAAGACGGCTTTATCCGAATCaacaaaaaaaggaatgcctaaATACTTGCAAGGAAAGGCACCCACTTGAAAGCCCCAAAATTGAATAAGCCTATTCTTGACCAAGGGGGATACATTTAAAAAGAAAACCTTAGATTTCAAAACATTAACTTTCTGACCGGAAAAAGAAGAGTAATCAATAATAATCTTCTCGATTACTCTAGCCTCTATCAAAGAAGCAAAACCAAACAAAAGAGTATCATCTACAAAAAGacaatgagattgtgaagaagGATAACCATATATTCTAATACCACTCCACTGACCAGATGCTCTAGCATCATAAATGGCCCTACTTAAAGCCTCTGCCAAGagtataaacaaaaaaggggaaagaggatccccttgcctaacccCCCGAGAGGAAGAAAAAAACCCAAAAGGAAATCAAGCAAAAGATATGCAAGAAAAGACCCATTTAATCCAACTATGAACAAACCCAAAGCGCTTTAATACAACAACAAGAGACTGCCAATTAACCCGATCATAAGCTTTAAGCATGTCAAGTTTCAGAATCATAACTGGAGTCTTCTGTTGTGAAATGGAATGCAGAATCTCATGGGCTACAATCGCACCCTCCGATGTTTCCCTACCAGGCACAAAGCCACCTTGATCAATGGAAATAATATTGGGAAGGAGCCTAGCCAACCTAACCAAAATTGCTTTGGTGAAAATCTTATATAAAGTATTACAAAGAGCAATAGAGCAAAAATTAGAAAAGGAG from Cryptomeria japonica chromosome 3, Sugi_1.0, whole genome shotgun sequence harbors:
- the LOC131874336 gene encoding pentatricopeptide repeat-containing protein At2g34400-like, giving the protein MGSSSESIFSITGVFFLRKLLEANLEDLLLTLESRERLSFSTSSEDKLSSKTICLRLAGVLPFPLDREREALGEANRVKLGETTDKETIEMWFHGNRSLLDMRKMGLFKKALELFKQMQLIGIKLIIATFASILPACAKMGSLKQENGPLDEASRIFKEIPQRDVTSWNAISTGYVQNSLVDKPLEIIKGMQFEGIKPNSGTITNIPTTCGRMGALEQSVEIHQILIQSGFLSNVVIVTTLIDVYAKCGRIK